In Microtus pennsylvanicus isolate mMicPen1 chromosome 12, mMicPen1.hap1, whole genome shotgun sequence, the following proteins share a genomic window:
- the LOC142832685 gene encoding guanylate-binding protein 6-like, with protein MARPQMMAPICLVENHNDQLSMNQTAIEILDNISQPVVVVAVVGLYRTGKSYLMNRLAGQNHGFPLGSTVQSETKGIWMWCVPHPTKPNHTLVLLDTEGLGDVEKGDSKNDSWIFALAVLLSSTFVYNSIGTINQQALEQLHYVTELTELIRAKSPPNPDGIKNSTEFVSFFPDFVWTVRDFMLELEIDGESVTEDEYLENALKLIPGKSTRIQASNLSRECIRHFFPKRKCFVFDQPTHNKTLLRKLDTISEDQLDPMFQEQTRAFVSYIITDAKIKMLREGIKVTGNRLGTLVSTYVDAINSGGVPCVDDAVTTLAQRENSAAVQKAAEHYSEQMGQQLRLPTDTLQELLGVHTACEKEAIAVFMEHSFKDEDQQFQKKLLELIDEKKRMFMLKNEEASDQYCQEALNQLTKAFMENISTFSVPGGHKLYMEMRKKIEHDYRQVPRKGVKASEVFQSFLQSQAIIESSILQADTALTAGEKAIAEERAQKEAAEKEQELLRQKQEEQQQLIEAQERSHEENIEQLKMKLMQEREQLIQKHKIMLETKLQHQKALLEEGFRKKSKEMKGDIQRLKSTINDMEENSGSFVGHILKEFATLIAAPFLLPVMAIKKIRSVFK; from the exons ATGGCCAGACCACAAATGATGGCTCCCATTTGTCTGGTGGAGAACCACAATGATCAGCTGTCTATGAACCAAACAGCCATCGAGATCCTGGACAACATTTCCCAGCCAGTGGTAGTTGTGGCTGTTGTTGGATTGTACCGAACAGGGAAGTCCTATCTGATGAACCGTCTGGCAGGACAGAATCATG GCTTCCCTCTGGGCtccactgtgcagtctgaaaccAAGGGCATCTGGATGTGGTGTGTGCCACACCCCACCAAGCCAAACCACACCCTGGTCCTCCTGGACACTGAGGGCCTGGGTGATGTGGAAAAG GGAGACTCTAAGAATGACTCATGGATCTTTGCCCTGGCTGTGCTTCTGAGCAGCACCTTTGTCTACAACAGCATAGGTACCATCAACCAACAGGCCCTGGAGCAGCTGCA TTATGTCACAGAACTCACTGAGCTGATCAGGGCAAAGTCTCCCCCAAATCCTGATGGAATAAAGAATTCCACAGAGTTTGTGAGTTTCTTCCCAGACTTTGTCTGGACTGTTCGGGATTTCatgctggagctggagatagATGGAGAGAGCGTCACGGAGGATGAGTACCTGGAGAATGCACTGAAGCTGATCCCAG GCAAAAGTACCAGAATCCAAGCATCCAATCTGTCCAGGGAGTGCATCCGACATTTCTTTCCTAAACGAAAGTGTTTTGTGTTTGACCAACCAACGCATAACAAAACACTCTTACGCAAGCTTGATACTATCTCAGAAGACCAGCTGGATCCTATGTTCCAGGAACAAACGCGGGCTTTTGTTTCTTACATCATCACTGATGCAAAGATCAAGATGCTCAGAGAGGGAATTAAGGTCACTGGGAATc GACTGGGGACTCTGGTCTCGACCTACGTGGATGCCATCAACAGTGGAGGTGTGCCCTGTGTGGATGATGCGGTGACAACCCTGGCCCAGCGTGAGAACTCAGCAGCTGTGCAGAAGGCAGCTGAGCACTACAGTGAGCAGATGGGCCAGCAACTGAGGCTCCCCACAGACACGCTCCAGGAGCTGCTGGGTGTGCACACAGCCTGTGAGAAGGAAGCCATTGCTGTTTTCATGGAGCACTCCTTCAAGGACGAAGACCAGCAATTCCAGAAGAAGCTGCTG GAATTAATAGATGAGAAGAAAAGGATGTTCATGTTAAAAAATGAAGAAGCATCAGATCAATACTGCCAGGAAGCACTCAATCAACTTACAAAGGCTTTTATGgaaaatatttcaacattttcTGTTCCTGGAGGACACAAGCTCTACatggaaatgaggaagaagatTGAGCATGACTATAGGCAGGTGCCCCGGAAAGGGGTGAAG GCAAGTGAAGTCTTCCAGAGCTTTCTGCAGTCACAAGCCATCATTGAGAGTTCCATCCTGCAGGCAGATACAGCCCTCACTGCTGGGGAGAAGGCCATTGCAG AGGAGCGGGCCCAGAAGGAGGCAGCTGAGAAGGAACAGGAACTGctaagacagaagcaggaggagcagcagcaacTGATAGAGGCTCAAGAAAGAAGTCATGAGGAGAACATTGAGCAACTGAAAATGAAGCTGATGCAGGAGCGTGAACAGCTCATccagaaacataaaataatgttgGAGACGAAGCTGCAG CATCAAAAGGCTTTGCTTGAAGAAGGATTTaggaagaaatcaaaggaaatgaaaggagatATACAACGACTGAAATCTACTATCAATGACATGGAAGAAAACAGTGGTTCCTTTGTAGGTCATATTCTAAAAGAATTTGCTACATTGATTGCTGCCCCTTTTTTACTGCCTGTGATGGCTATAAAAAAAATTCGTTCAGTATTTAAATAG